One Pseudobutyrivibrio xylanivorans genomic window, CATAAGAGCTTTCTTCAAGGCTGGTCTTATACTCAAAAAGTATCTTATCATCAACTGTTTTCTTTTTTGATTCAAATAAATAATAGCCCAGTATCTGAAATCCATATGAATATCCGTCAGTTAACTTCGCCATCTCAAACGATTCTGCCTCACCTATTCCAAAAATCTCTTCATATTGCTTTGCCATTCGCCTCATATTTAACGCACTAAGTGATACCTTAGGTGCTCTCTTTAAAAATGTTTGTGAGCGATTATTCTGCAAGGCTCTAACATTCTTATATAAGCCTGTCATTAATACAAACACAGGTAATTTTTCTCGTAAGCAATGCTGATAATAAGTTGTAAACTCTCTTACATTCTTTGAATTAATCACTTCATCTATTGTTATTAATACTTTGATATCATGCTTTGCCAATGTTTTTAGCATTGAATCTATATCAAGCTGTATATCTGAATATTTTTCATCTTTATCAAGTGCTATAGATACTCCTTTTATCGAGACATCGAATTTAACCTTTGGAAATTTTCCCTGTGTTTTCTTATATAAATTTGCCGCAAGCGAATTTAACATATCTGTCTCTACATTTAGATCGATATGAAGCCATTTTTTATCTTCTGCAAGTCTATGAGAAACAGCTGTCATCAGTACGGTTTTTCCTGATCCTCTTGCTCCAAGTAACAAATACATATGTGTAGACGGTATTTCCGAATTAAATGTATTTATTATCTTGTTCTGTTCTTCTGTTCTAGGAATGTATAAATTTGGTTCTGTTCCAAAATCTAAGCTAAACGGATTATTCATAGATGACCTCCTCGTATTACTACTTATTACATGTTTATAATCATCTTACAACTTATTACATGTTTTATTTTATGTTACAACTTATTACAGGTTATTACAACTTTTATTCTTGCCTTCTAGTATGCACACATATTACTATTTATTACAACTTATTACTACTTATTACTGTTTTCAAGTTCCTATTACTGTTTATTACTGTTTTAATATTTTAATTATTTTCTATGCAAAAAGACCTGTGCCCCCAGCCCTTGTTAAAGACTGAAGCACAGGCTTTTCTTCCCTTATTGATATATAGACCTATCTGCAGCGAGATATTTATCATTCTCTTTCAAATCCCTTGCAGTTGGATTTATTAACAACACATAGCTAATCCTATTGTTTTGCGAATCCATAAGGGCATATTCAAATACTTTATTTGTGCTTCCTGATGGATCTTCATAATTAGTGACTTCTTCGCCATCAAATAAAACATATGCTGGATATTCATAAGTGTCAGCATCAAAGGTCGTGTAACTTATTTCTTCATCCTTAAGTCGAGCCTCTTCTTCTTTATAATCAACTTCTGAATACTCTGCTTCCAAAGTTACATATCCGCTATCATCATCTCTACTATATTTGAAATATCCATCCTTCACACTGCTAATATCCTTTGGGAATACAAGTAATCCTGATATTCCAGCAAAGGCATTTTCCAATTCCACCTTGTTGTAAGATTTTAGTCCGTAGCTTATGCTATGCCCCTTATACATTGGTGGCTGATATATATTATAGGCAGTAGATCTTTCATCAAGATAATTACTATATCCACCATTCTCTAATGTCAGACTTTCCTCATAATCTGTAGGAAGGTATTCCTTAGGAATCTTTTTTAAGCTTTTCTCAGAGGTTTTGAATGCTACATAAATATAAGCGATGCTATTATCTCCTAAATCCATGGCATACTCATAAGAAAAATCATTATGGTCAATTGCTATATAGACTGGATGAGCAAATCTATCCGAATTGTCATAAATCAATTTTTTTGCTCTATCGTCATATTGTGTATACGTCTGTGACGATTGGGAAAGTCTATCGATTTCGTTTTGGTAATCATCATCGCTGTACTGACACTTGAGATACACCTCATAGGTGGGGTCATCCCAGGTATCCTGATATGAATTATAAAATTCTGGCTTCTCGTCCTGCTCAAATGCACTTTCTGGCACCTTCTTTGGGAAAGTCAAAAACTCAGTCCTGGCTTTTCCATATTCACGAGTCATATTTTCCTTCATTGTCTGCTCGTATTTTTCTATACCCTTTGTAACCTTAGGAGGGCCTCCAAAGAAAAATACTAATATTAATATATAAATGGCTGCAATTACAGTAATCAATCCTATTACTAGCCCAGCTATAATTCCTATTGCAATCTTAAAACCTTTTTTCTCTAACATATCTTTCTCCTGTCTCTATTCAGAAAGTACCATGAGATACACTATTAAAGCGGCGAATGCTCCTATAGGTATCAACGCACCTATCATCATTCCGATGAGGTAGTATTTTCTTCTTTGCAATACTGCTATAAATTTGCGTCCTCTACTTTTCTGCTCTAGTTCATTTATTTCGATTTCCTGCTCTAGCTGCGTTAGCTTACCTTTACAGTGGTTACAAGATTCAAGATGGTTTTCTACCATGAGCTTCACCGAATCAGTTAACACCTCATCCCTGTATGATGGCAGCAAATCTTCTATTATTTCGCATGATATTTTTTCCATCAAAATACTCCATTCATCAAGATGTAATTTATTATCACTATAAGTACTATCACAAAAACAAGGTACCCCAGCACTACTAAGAGTATTTTAAGAAGTGAAGGGATTTTAAATTTCTTCTTTCTCTTTTCTGGCTTTGACAGCTCCATATCTGCCGTCATGGCTTCATAGATGTCCCTGCAATCCTGGCAGGTTTTTATATGCTCTTCTATGAATTCCTTCGTTGCCTCACTTGCTTTTCCATCGATATAAATAGGAAGAAGATCTGCTACTAAATCGCATTCAAATTTACTCATATTCACACATCTCCTTTCCTATTTTCGCCTTGCCTCGATAGAATGTTACCCTGGCCCAGTTTTCAGTCTTGCCTTTTAATTCTCCTATTTCTTTGAATGAAAGCTCACCCTTTAACCTGTAGAGCATCACATCTTTTGTAGTGCTATCTAGCTTTTCGATAGCCGCGTACAGAGCCTTGTTTGTTTCATTTTTGATGTACATCTCTTCAACCAGCTCACCAGTGGATATCTCCATGGCTTCTTCAATTGGAATCTGATTGAATTTATTATTCTTTTCAAGATATTGCCAGAAGGTGTATTTTGCTATCTGGCATAGCCAGGTGGAGACTTTTGAATCACCTCTGAATGTATCGCTTCGCCTGATTGCACGAAGGAAAGTCTCCTGAGTTAGGTCCTCTGCCAAGTCCCTATCTCCATTGGTGAGTGTCCGAAGAAAGCCCTGCACAAGCTGATAGTATTCTTCGCACATTTTCTTGATGTTCAAGCTTTCTTCCTCCCTTTTTATTTGCTTTCACTACATTAGTCCGATTATGTAGATTTTCGTTACAAACTTTTTTACCAAGAATAGAAGTTTCTGTCAAACTTGTCTATATCATGTTATATAAAGAAGTTTGTATTCTAAAAAAGAGCCGACAGTTCAATTTGTCGGCTCTTACTAATTATCTACTATTAAGATTATATTCTTACCATACGTAGCTTGCTATGTATTCAGTTTTCTCTGGAGTTGCAATACCAGGGTCTGCCTGCTTAAATGTAAGCTTTTTGCCCTCCTCGCGACACTGGTTTTCAAAATGATAAAGAGCAATTCCAAGGTCTACCTTCTGCAAATCATAAGTTCCATTATCGTAGCCCTTATCCTTTTTCTCATAGAAATGAACTCCATTATCAGTAACAACTACTCTCCATGGCTGCTTGTTTACAGCTGATGGCGCAAGACGAACTGCTTCGAGAGCTGTCTTTATTCCAAGCTCTTCTGCTTTATCTTCTGTAAGTTGTGTCTCAAAACTATTTGCAAAAAATAATTCAGAAAAATCATATCTGCTATCAGCCTTAACGCCTTTTCGCATAAGAACTTCCTTAACACCCATTTTATCTGCGGCGTATCCTATAGGACTCATGCATGGCATAATTTCATCATCCTTAAGATTAATGGCCTTCTCAAACTTATCCCTTGATAATGTGCCACCGATCCAAACTGTGCCAAGACCTTTGCTTACTGCATACATTAAGAGCTCTTCAAAGCTATATCCATATGCCACATCAGCGTTTGCTCCCTTCTTCACTTTAGCAGCGATATATTCCTTTTCACCAGATAGAACTGGGCTTGATAGTCCATGCTCATCCTTTTTTAAAAATACGAATTCCACAGGAATATTGTAAGGATTTACAATGCTTTCTGCGTATTCCTTTAAATCATCTATTACTTCGTTGCCTATACCATTGCCGTCAAAGGTTCTTACACTTCGTCTGTTTTTTACGTCATTAATAAACATATTTCATTACCTCCGATTTAATTTAATATTACACTATTCGATTGCGCTAAATCTATTATAAATTTTACTGATAACAAATTATTATGATATAATCTGGAAAATGCATTCTGGAGGGGCAAAATGAATATTCGAAGAGCTAGTGAAAACGATATCGACAGCTTGATTAAGCTATTACAGGAAGTGTTGGAAATACATGCCAATATCAGGCCTGATATTTTCATCTCCGGTACTACTAAATATACTCGCGAGGAATTATTACAAAAGATAGCCAATGATGAAGAACCAATCTATGTTGCAGTTAACGAGAATGATGACGTAATGGGTTACGCATTTTGTGCCCTCAGAAATCAGCCTTTCTCCACTAACATGGTTCCTTTCAAATCACTTTATATCGATGATCTATGTGTTGATAGCAACTACCGTGGTCAGCATATTGGCGAGCAGCTTTTTGAATATGTTAAAGCTGAGGCCAAGCGCCTAGGCTGTTACGAAATCACTCTTGCTGTGTGGGCAGGAAATGATGGCGCCGAGAAATTCTATGAAAAAATAGGAATGAAAACCAAGGAACGTATTATGGAATATATTTTATAAATAAAGGGTACAAATAATCCTGGGATGGCTGCTGGTGTAAATACTGGAAGAATGCAAAGTGCCTCGGAAAATCTAACCTAAATGGCGCCATTTGCAAGACCTAGCACATTTGCTACCCATGTAAGTACCACATAAAGAGCGGCTATCATAGCACCCTGTGTAATCATAAGAATACTCTCACGTGTTGTTCTTTTGTTATTACTCATTTTATTACTCCAATCCTCTAAGGGGTGAAATTCCTCTTTCCCATATATATGATGATGTTTAGAACATCTTAGGTTTTCACACCCATTTTTTGCTACGGTAAGACTATCACTTTGATTTTATTATTACAATCCTTTCATTCTATTGTGAATATTGCATAGTTTGATATGCGTTATTTTGTATAGTTTGTCGTTCTCATCAATAGAACTTTTGAAAAATCGTGGTATTCTATAACTGTTGATTGATATTTAGTATTTTAGGAGGTTTTATCATGAACATTTTCAAAGAGTTATTTGATAGTGAAAACGGAACTGTTATGACATTCATTGATTATTTAAAGAGCGGTTATATCGACTAATTACTATAAAAAATAGGCAGCTACATCAAATTGATGTAGCTGCTTTTTTGTTATGCAAGTTCTTTATTTAATTCTTCAATCTCATCAATGATTCCACCAATGTAATCGATAGTATCAAGAAGTGCTGCATCTGTGGTTACGTCCACACCTGCCATCTTTGCAAAATCTACCGGTGCAACGGTACCGCCTGCTGCAAGAGTCTTTTTCCAGTCATCGACAGCTGGCTGTCCTTCCTTGCGAATTCGCTTCATAACCTGAGTTGCTATTGTAAGGCTGGCACTGTAGCTATATGAATAAAGCCCCATATAGTAATGTGGCTGACGCATCCATGTAAGCTCACAACCTTCTGTAAGCTCTACCTCATCGCCCCAGAATTTCTTTAGGACGTTTTTGTAGATTTCATTCAATGTCTCTGCTGGCACTGCTTCGCCCTTATCTACAAGCTTGTAAACCTCTCGCTGATAAGCTGCCTCCAAAAGATGAGTTACAAAATTGTGGTAATAAGTATTTGAAATCTGCGATGCAAGAACCCATCTTCTAAATCTCTTGTCATCACCACTCTTTTCCTTAAGGTACTCAGCCATAAGTAGCTCGTTGATAGTAGATGGCGCCTCCACAACATAGTTGGAAACCTCTACATCAAGAGCACTCTGTGCCTTTCCGCAAGCAGCAAAATGTCCTGCGTGTCCAAGCTCATGAGCAAGTGTGAATACATCACTCATTCTATCATTCCAAGATAAAAGGATGTACGAACCCTTCTGATATGGGCTTGCGCAGAAACCACCTGTAGACTTACCAATATTCTGAGCAAAGTCTACCCATCTCTCCCTGTAGGCAGTCTCAAGCATTTCCTTGTATTCATCTCCCATAATTGAAAGGCCATCGATAATGTATTTCTTTGATTCCTCGATAGTAACATGTGGATCGTAATCTGGATCCATTGTGATTTTCAAATCAGCGTATGTCATCTTATCAAGACCGTGTGCTTCCTTAAGAAGCCTTGCGTACTTTCTCATATGAGGTGCAAGCTTTTCCATAATAAGGTCAATCTGACGGTCATACATTTCACGAGTTACCTTCTGTTCAAAAAGGAGGCTGTCGATTACACTATCGTATTTACGTAATTCAGAAATAGTTTTTTCTGTGCGGACATGGCTGCCATATACTGTAGCTGTTGTGTACAGATACTCACGGATTTTCTTAGAGAAAGCATCAAAAGCTGCCCTACGAATGTCTGTGTTTCTCTCATATTCGTAATTGTCCTCAAATAAAGAATATCCTAATGGATGCTTCTCTCCGTTCACCTCAAAATCTGGGAACTGAATATCAGCAAGCTTACTT contains:
- a CDS encoding RNA polymerase sigma factor is translated as MNIKKMCEEYYQLVQGFLRTLTNGDRDLAEDLTQETFLRAIRRSDTFRGDSKVSTWLCQIAKYTFWQYLEKNNKFNQIPIEEAMEISTGELVEEMYIKNETNKALYAAIEKLDSTTKDVMLYRLKGELSFKEIGELKGKTENWARVTFYRGKAKIGKEMCEYE
- a CDS encoding zf-HC2 domain-containing protein yields the protein MEKISCEIIEDLLPSYRDEVLTDSVKLMVENHLESCNHCKGKLTQLEQEIEINELEQKSRGRKFIAVLQRRKYYLIGMMIGALIPIGAFAALIVYLMVLSE
- a CDS encoding GNAT family N-acetyltransferase, translating into MNIRRASENDIDSLIKLLQEVLEIHANIRPDIFISGTTKYTREELLQKIANDEEPIYVAVNENDDVMGYAFCALRNQPFSTNMVPFKSLYIDDLCVDSNYRGQHIGEQLFEYVKAEAKRLGCYEITLAVWAGNDGAEKFYEKIGMKTKERIMEYIL
- a CDS encoding ATP-binding protein is translated as MNNPFSLDFGTEPNLYIPRTEEQNKIINTFNSEIPSTHMYLLLGARGSGKTVLMTAVSHRLAEDKKWLHIDLNVETDMLNSLAANLYKKTQGKFPKVKFDVSIKGVSIALDKDEKYSDIQLDIDSMLKTLAKHDIKVLITIDEVINSKNVREFTTYYQHCLREKLPVFVLMTGLYKNVRALQNNRSQTFLKRAPKVSLSALNMRRMAKQYEEIFGIGEAESFEMAKLTDGYSYGFQILGYYLFESKKKTVDDKILFEYKTSLEESSYEKIWEELSPAEQKVSGAISGFEDNVSVKTVRESIQMDSNNFSSYQSTLENSGILKSDGAYGRLCFALPFFKEFVQHQTI
- the pepF gene encoding oligoendopeptidase F, producing the protein MAETLKKRSEIPVELTWDTSRLFKSSKELMAALEDFKNLTAEIEKDYKGKLTTPEAINGCLDKYNEWNIEADHLINYVELNVSVDYTNGEAQKEQAIVMSEFSKALSTVSFIDSELAVAPKDVIEEAIKTATEGKHYLEDVERQRPHRLTPETEAALAALTETIRAPYTIYETSKLADIQFPDFEVNGEKHPLGYSLFEDNYEYERNTDIRRAAFDAFSKKIREYLYTTATVYGSHVRTEKTISELRKYDSVIDSLLFEQKVTREMYDRQIDLIMEKLAPHMRKYARLLKEAHGLDKMTYADLKITMDPDYDPHVTIEESKKYIIDGLSIMGDEYKEMLETAYRERWVDFAQNIGKSTGGFCASPYQKGSYILLSWNDRMSDVFTLAHELGHAGHFAACGKAQSALDVEVSNYVVEAPSTINELLMAEYLKEKSGDDKRFRRWVLASQISNTYYHNFVTHLLEAAYQREVYKLVDKGEAVPAETLNEIYKNVLKKFWGDEVELTEGCELTWMRQPHYYMGLYSYSYSASLTIATQVMKRIRKEGQPAVDDWKKTLAAGGTVAPVDFAKMAGVDVTTDAALLDTIDYIGGIIDEIEELNKELA
- a CDS encoding nitroreductase family protein, which translates into the protein MFINDVKNRRSVRTFDGNGIGNEVIDDLKEYAESIVNPYNIPVEFVFLKKDEHGLSSPVLSGEKEYIAAKVKKGANADVAYGYSFEELLMYAVSKGLGTVWIGGTLSRDKFEKAINLKDDEIMPCMSPIGYAADKMGVKEVLMRKGVKADSRYDFSELFFANSFETQLTEDKAEELGIKTALEAVRLAPSAVNKQPWRVVVTDNGVHFYEKKDKGYDNGTYDLQKVDLGIALYHFENQCREEGKKLTFKQADPGIATPEKTEYIASYVW
- a CDS encoding zf-HC2 domain-containing protein, giving the protein MSKFECDLVADLLPIYIDGKASEATKEFIEEHIKTCQDCRDIYEAMTADMELSKPEKRKKKFKIPSLLKILLVVLGYLVFVIVLIVIINYILMNGVF